One Thalassotalea sediminis DNA segment encodes these proteins:
- a CDS encoding MltA domain-containing protein codes for MLDARPAIDKKSKVSAKSLCQVARNTLAYMRQHPEDSFAVHAGEALLPQANLSRVKATLAFVCQLQDKQLDVAFLKQHFDFYHWLPDKKTANLRAKKSTSDVKKRLLMGMPEHQILLTKYYIKLLHASEQPSKHYSQAIYALPFDEQGMTKKEAQQQKNTLTRFRYTRQEIIDGVLLENDLAKPLVWLTEDALHDVLLQGTGVVDVDGVTRYFNVHRNNGIGYDYTLGKRQQARYWYFAEVPNVLGYGTEITNKIVIEKDVAFAGNVKQLGLGKLFLIQIEKENAKVLQLGVLADQGGAFDNNLFQLDWLKGSYVGWQDYYQENKVYADYATAWLLLKKQ; via the coding sequence GTGTTAGATGCACGACCTGCCATTGATAAAAAGAGTAAGGTATCAGCTAAGTCGCTTTGTCAGGTTGCAAGGAATACCCTTGCCTACATGCGACAGCATCCTGAAGATTCATTTGCCGTTCATGCAGGTGAAGCATTATTACCGCAAGCTAACTTATCGCGTGTTAAAGCGACGTTAGCGTTTGTTTGTCAGTTACAAGACAAACAACTAGATGTGGCGTTTTTAAAACAACACTTTGATTTTTATCACTGGTTACCTGATAAGAAAACGGCTAACTTGCGCGCCAAGAAAAGTACAAGCGATGTTAAAAAGCGGCTATTAATGGGTATGCCTGAACATCAGATCTTGTTGACAAAGTATTACATCAAATTACTTCATGCGAGTGAACAACCATCTAAACACTATTCACAAGCAATATACGCCTTACCATTTGATGAACAAGGCATGACAAAAAAAGAGGCACAACAACAAAAAAATACGCTCACACGATTCCGTTACACACGACAAGAAATAATTGATGGTGTATTACTTGAAAATGACCTTGCAAAGCCATTAGTTTGGCTTACTGAAGATGCCTTACACGATGTACTGTTGCAAGGTACAGGTGTAGTCGATGTTGACGGTGTAACACGCTATTTTAATGTTCACCGTAATAATGGTATTGGTTATGATTATACCTTGGGTAAACGCCAACAAGCACGATATTGGTATTTCGCTGAAGTACCCAATGTGCTGGGTTATGGTACGGAAATTACGAATAAAATTGTTATCGAAAAGGATGTTGCATTTGCCGGTAATGTTAAGCAACTCGGGTTAGGAAAACTATTTCTAATCCAAATTGAAAAAGAAAATGCTAAGGTCTTGCAACTCGGTGTGTTAGCTGATCAGGGAGGCGCTTTTGATAATAACCTCTTTCAGCTCGATTGGCTAAAAGGCAGTTATGTTGGTTGGCAAGATTATTATCAAGAAAACAAAGTGTATGCAGATTATGCTACAGCGTGGTTGTTATTGAAAAAGCAGTAA
- a CDS encoding glutathione peroxidase: protein MKKLFGLLIVLVFHTNVWAKADDAPSCPNYLQTTKQKLHSSQTVNLCELTQGKPVLIVNTASNCGYTPHFKQLEAIHKKYQKQGLVVIGFPSDDFFQEEDDEQETAKICYINYGVTFTMLSTSAVRGSDANDVFQYLSDKATSPKWNFYKYLVDGKGKTVQAFSPRVSPDSDEFIQALEATLAESTLSNG from the coding sequence ATGAAAAAATTATTTGGATTATTAATTGTACTTGTATTTCATACCAATGTTTGGGCAAAAGCTGATGATGCGCCCAGTTGTCCTAATTATTTACAAACAACAAAACAAAAATTACACTCTTCTCAAACGGTTAATCTGTGTGAGTTGACACAAGGTAAACCTGTGTTGATTGTTAATACCGCGAGTAATTGTGGTTATACACCGCACTTTAAACAGCTTGAGGCGATTCACAAGAAATACCAAAAACAGGGACTTGTTGTGATAGGTTTTCCATCGGATGATTTCTTCCAAGAAGAAGATGATGAACAAGAAACCGCTAAAATCTGTTATATAAATTACGGTGTCACTTTTACTATGCTTTCAACGAGCGCAGTAAGAGGGAGTGATGCCAACGATGTTTTTCAGTATTTGTCAGATAAAGCAACGTCTCCTAAATGGAATTTTTATAAGTATTTAGTTGATGGTAAAGGCAAAACAGTACAAGCATTTAGCCCCAGAGTTTCGCCAGATAGCGACGAATTTATTCAAGCACTTGAAGCGACATTAGCAGAATCAACGTTAAGTAACGGGTAA
- a CDS encoding efflux RND transporter periplasmic adaptor subunit, with the protein MNILHFSKTFAYGLLLPLTFLSATSEAFQGRAANVNVTEVIKTTLSPVAWVSGSVVSRNNSEIAANVSGRLLQLADLGVEVKQGDIIAQLDDKPLKLQLQELTANVENAKAALAFEKAEVRRKQALVKQKLIAQQLLEETTANYNKAKAYLAAEQARLAQTEQDLAYTKLRAPFDGIVAKRLRNQGEFVNNGNAIIRLVETANVEASLFAPLTAYRFLKQSTDLAIKSPLGEGVAPIKSIIPVADSRSHLMEVRLDMRNLDWPIGLDIKAAVATGASKETLAVPRDSLVLRRNQTSIFIVDDTNTAQQVNVEIGISQHELLEVIGDINEGDLVVIRGAERLQPGQAVNIKKNNHALVSGNVAAEK; encoded by the coding sequence ATGAATATACTTCACTTTTCCAAAACTTTCGCCTATGGCCTTTTACTGCCATTAACGTTTCTTTCAGCCACGAGCGAGGCATTCCAAGGGCGCGCCGCTAATGTTAACGTTACTGAAGTGATAAAAACAACACTTTCACCCGTTGCTTGGGTTTCAGGCTCAGTTGTCAGCCGCAATAACTCAGAAATTGCTGCCAATGTTTCTGGCCGGCTGTTGCAACTTGCTGACTTAGGCGTAGAAGTAAAGCAAGGAGACATCATTGCCCAGCTTGATGACAAACCATTAAAGCTTCAATTACAAGAATTAACGGCCAATGTCGAAAATGCTAAGGCAGCATTGGCATTTGAGAAAGCAGAAGTTAGAAGAAAGCAAGCCCTGGTAAAACAGAAGCTAATTGCTCAACAGTTGTTGGAAGAAACAACGGCTAATTACAATAAAGCAAAAGCCTATTTAGCGGCAGAGCAAGCAAGGCTCGCGCAAACTGAACAAGACTTAGCCTATACTAAACTTCGCGCACCATTCGATGGTATTGTTGCCAAAAGGCTTCGTAATCAAGGTGAATTCGTTAATAACGGCAATGCGATTATTCGATTGGTCGAGACAGCCAATGTTGAAGCGTCATTATTCGCCCCGCTAACGGCCTACCGCTTTTTAAAGCAAAGTACTGATCTCGCAATAAAATCACCATTAGGTGAAGGCGTTGCCCCGATAAAATCGATAATTCCAGTTGCAGATTCACGCTCCCATTTAATGGAAGTGCGTTTAGATATGAGGAACTTAGATTGGCCAATAGGACTGGATATCAAAGCAGCGGTTGCAACGGGGGCAAGTAAAGAAACATTAGCCGTACCAAGAGATTCGTTAGTACTTAGACGAAATCAAACCTCTATTTTTATTGTCGACGACACCAATACAGCACAACAAGTCAATGTAGAAATTGGTATTAGCCAGCATGAACTATTAGAGGTTATTGGCGATATCAACGAAGGTGATTTAGTGGTAATACGTGGTGCAGAGCGTTTGCAACCTGGGCAGGCAGTAAACATTAAGAAAAATAATCATGCGCTAGTATCTGGCAACGTAGCAGCGGAGAAGTAG
- a CDS encoding M28 family metallopeptidase has product MEKDAAYQYLEQLVGQNGIGAREAGTIEEKQTATFIVNAFKALGYQPKTQAFNFGVLQDSANIIVDSNPNAALTVILGAHYDSTAANKGSLGAIDNGAGVAAMLAIAKNIAQRQKPSKINIRFIAFGAEENGLKGSKYYVSQLVNQPKALKNIIAMINFDTIAGGDITYVHSAHTTPYKCADNDLPFNSDTLARDALLSASQATLSKEHHYTIHPAYPGYPEGVTGAWSDHAPFACAGIPIAYVESTNFTINGEDGFDGYSQTTHEETWDCFDKTNKTACQRDEEKQWGKMWHTKFDQLDKINTLFPGRLARQLTQNVTVLTELLNKPELYLFK; this is encoded by the coding sequence ATGGAAAAAGACGCAGCTTATCAGTACCTTGAACAGCTAGTTGGTCAAAATGGTATTGGTGCAAGAGAAGCTGGCACTATTGAAGAAAAACAAACTGCTACGTTTATTGTTAACGCTTTTAAAGCTCTTGGCTACCAACCAAAAACACAAGCATTTAACTTTGGTGTACTACAAGACTCTGCCAATATTATTGTCGATTCAAATCCAAACGCTGCATTAACGGTTATTTTAGGTGCACATTACGATTCTACAGCGGCAAATAAAGGCTCTTTAGGAGCGATTGATAATGGCGCTGGTGTCGCCGCAATGCTTGCTATTGCAAAAAATATTGCTCAACGCCAAAAACCGTCAAAAATAAATATTCGTTTTATTGCTTTTGGTGCTGAAGAAAACGGGCTAAAGGGCTCAAAGTATTATGTTTCCCAATTGGTCAACCAACCAAAAGCACTTAAAAACATAATAGCGATGATCAATTTCGACACCATTGCAGGTGGAGATATTACTTATGTTCATAGCGCACATACAACGCCATATAAATGCGCAGATAACGACTTGCCTTTTAACAGTGACACATTGGCGAGAGATGCGCTATTGTCAGCCTCTCAGGCAACATTAAGTAAAGAACATCACTATACAATACACCCTGCTTATCCGGGTTATCCTGAAGGTGTCACCGGTGCATGGTCTGATCACGCACCATTTGCTTGTGCAGGCATTCCAATCGCCTATGTTGAGTCGACAAACTTCACGATTAATGGAGAAGACGGGTTTGATGGCTATTCACAAACAACGCATGAGGAAACATGGGACTGTTTTGACAAAACAAACAAAACCGCATGCCAACGTGATGAAGAAAAACAATGGGGTAAAATGTGGCATACCAAATTTGATCAGCTAGATAAAATAAATACGCTCTTTCCAGGGCGATTAGCTCGTCAATTAACACAGAATGTTACGGTTTTAACCGAATTATTAAATAAGCCTGAGTTATACTTGTTTAAATAA